The DNA window aacattcaacaatgtctctttttaaaaatcgtaATCTAGTAACATAGACCTTGTTGTCAGCAGTTTCCTGTTGGAACtatactagaaagaaaatagttcctagattgataaataccactacaggtaagaggaaaatatgtatttggaATTTGGGGGGTGTACTGTGCTTTTAAGGAGTCCACTCTTGCCTGTAAATGCCACAGCCAAGAGTCCAGTATTCATCCATGAAGAGGTTAACAGCTGCAAACAGCAGCATCATGGCCACTGGATCGTTAAACAGACGCAGCACAAAGATGGAGTGGATCCGATAAGAAGCACAGCAAACAAAGAAGAACACATAGGGAGGAAcctggaaataaaaaagaaataaacaaatattataatggcggaaaaaaggaaattacaCTCATAGTGTTTTAGTACAGAGGACTATATTTTCCACATGAACTCAATGGcttcatgataaaaaaacactccagtttCATGGTGAATCACAGCAAATTTTATAATGCCAATTTTATAATGCCACATCGTACATTGAGGCTTTTGTCACACAGACTGACCTTCTTAGTGCGGTAGTAAATCCTGAAGACCAGCAGCAGTGTGATGAGGTAGAAAGCAGCAAAAAGGTACTGAGCCAAACGGATGTTCACCCCATGGCTGGTGATGTAGTACAGAGCTGTGAAGATGTAGACAAAGCCAGCCGGGTACCTGCAACAACAAGATGATAATTTATCCTGCACTGAAAACTACGTTCAAGGGATGGAGAGGCCTCAGTtacaaaaatcttttaaaaaacttACACCAAGGGGCCGGTGTCTCCTTTAAGCTCAGTGTAGTCATAGGTACCATTGATGACTCCCTCTACTTCATCCATGTAGGCTTTCCAGTCTATCTCAGTGTCTGAAATAAATAGCATAAATCAGTGATCATGAATGATGGGGAAGGTTATGAAAATAATGTATCTGTCATGcctgtctattattattattatccatccatccatctatctaatTTTTCtaattatcataattttgatcgcttattacattttaaaacatagtGTGAAATGCCCATCACAATTCCTCTATTTTGTGGTGTCCTACAGTTAATTATTTCACAACAAAACCCATAGCTTCAAGCTTTTAAGCCGTTAGAACAAACCAAGAAAACTTACGCTTTATTATCAATTTTAAGAATATacaatttattgattttaaaaaaactaagagAAAgtttaattgattattaaattatttttgatgacAACTGACAAAGCCTTACGTGAGACAAAGCAGTAGATTtgtcaaaataaagtaaaatagaaGACATAACGTTACTAATGCTTGGATTGGGGGTATAGACAGCAAAAATCGTGTATTTAGCTGCATGAAGGGTTAGCTAGAAGgtgcagaaaataatgaatgtaaTTTAACACTAGAACAGAACAATTGAATTTTGCCATGTAAGGGCAGTACATTTCCTTTGACAGGTGGCAGTATAAGTTAGTAGTTTTGCTAATGCTAGCCATTTAGCGTTCAGATACTTTCACAAACATGACAAAGCAACATAGCATGCTAACTAGCCGCGCAGCTACTTACATGCTACTTTCTGTATGACCCACACATTGATCCCGATCTCCAGGAACCACAACACTGAAACGACCAGTAACGTGTATTCCGTCTTGAACAGGACCAAATGTTTATCCTGCCACAGTGTCTGAAGTTTACCCCACAGTGGGGACGGGGGACCCGGGGGACCCGGGGGCTTTCTCCGCACACCTCCTGCCATCTCGGCGgctcagacacggagagagaCGTGGAGAGAGGCCGCAACTGACATGCGCCGCTTTACGTCATTACGTAACGTTTTAACACACACGTCACATGAGATAGAAAACACCACTCAACCGAATATGTCAGCTTGACAGACTTTTATTCTCAAACAGGTAAGaataagacatttattttttttctacttgaCAATTAAGACATATAAACTATTGCACATCAATAGCTCTTATGGTTAGCTAACGCTAAAGTTGTTAAAAATAAACGTTTAGAGGTCACTACCGGTTCCTTGGTTCCCTTGCTACCTGACAACGTTAGCTGGCTAGCAGCTAACCGATATTTAAAGCAAAATAATCTCAGTGAAATACGTAAATGTGATAAATTACAGTCATGGGATAGCCACTTCCTTCGGTATATTGTTGCCTATtgattattactactattaagAAAAACAGTGCCGTTGACTGCTGCTTATAAAGTTTGAGAAGGCTAACGTTATATCAATGTGTCTCTTGTCTTTGTATCTTTACTTTCAACCTCACATTTTGGGTCTGTTTTTGCTCTTGTATCAGCATAAGTTATGGAGGCAACGTCTGCATGTCCTAGCTGACATTGGCGTTAGCTTCTTTCCAGTCACAGAgctaaacatttcaaaataaataaataatgataataataaaatgctaaaaaccAAGGTAGTCGTTAAACAACTTGTTCAGATGGTttatccagaaaaaaaaaacatctgaatttcaaaatgtatgtgGCCGTCCttaacaaaattattattttgaatgtCAACACCAAAAAGCTGCTTTTGAAATAGCTTACAAATTCATCATACAGGAGGTAAAAACGCGTCCTATGATAAGTGTAGTAGTTGACATGTGTCACTTTTATTTCtagctttgtttgtttgtaacataaattatttattatttacaccttGCAGTGTCTGATGCAATTGTTCATGTTTATTTACAACACCTCAGTATGACCTAATGTTTTCAAATTCCTCCCATGACTGCTTACATGTGTACTTTTAATGACTTTAATTTTGGTGGATGATGATCAACATAAATCACTGTGAAGCACTGTGAGTTGAGCAGAATGTTACACCACTGTTACACTGCATTGAGTCATAGACAGCAGAGCAAAATGCCTTTTGCACCATTAATATAAAGGAAACaacagttttgtttatttacctTCTCACTTATTATGTATTTGTGCAGGTGTGCAGCAGCTGGAGAGGGAATGGATGGATTTCCTGTGAAGATTACAGAGGCAGTGTGTCTTGGGGCCAGCCTGGCCCTCTCAGGCATCTGCTTCTATCTCTATAGGAAAAGCCGGAAGACACTGGATAAACTTGATGTAAGTTATTTGTGGTTCATGTGTAACATGCACTTGCataatatattctgtattttgaaaaagctcatgtttttgtttgcatgCTGTTTAAGCCAATGAAAGGAAATGGATTAGTTGTAAAACCATGTAAACAATCTCCAGCTTTCACATAAAGCTTGAAATCCTGTTAAGGTAGATCAACACTACTGTACTTATGTCTCTGAACTGTGTTACAGTAGAGACCAGTTTTCTAGGCCAGTTGTTTTCAAACTATTGGGCTTGTGACTGAACCAGTGTCTACTTGAAATCCCTCATCACAAGTTACATAgagtatgtttttgttatttgtagAGGACTGAAGAACTAGATCATGCAGAAAGGCAGAaggaacaaaataataatcagttatGGTTTGCcttgatcatttttttaaaacctgaaGGCTATCTATTACAGTATACATACCAAATATTGAAACAGTCTGTGTCTCGTGTTGTCAGGATGCTCCACACTTCACCATAGATGGAAAACTCAAAGACATTCTGAAAGTTACCCCAGGAGCATGTCTACAGTATGCTGTCATTGAAGGTAAAAAGAGTCTCACTGTTTCAGATGCAGATCAGAGCTGATGAGAGCatattttttacactgaaaATGGCTTTACTATCCTTGCCTCTTATTATctgtcatgtttgtatattcacTGTAGGTGCTGTACAACCAGTAGGCGAGCCTCTGACAAGCCCCTTCCAAAAGGAATTTGTCGGAGTGTTGCAAAAATTTATGCTGAAAGAGCACAGGCTGGTTTGGAACAGCCTTTCACACACTTGGTGAGAACTTTATCAAGATTATAAAACAGTGCAGATCCCACACATGatacttttttggtattttcatctttaatttatgctgaACAGTAAAGAAGCAGAcaggaaaggagagaaagaagggtaagacatgcagcaaataTTTCTGGTTGGACTAGAGGCATGGACGTTCCACTAATGTGGTATGTGCCTTAAATAGTATGTCCACTCTAGGTTTAGGAAGGAGGATAAACATATCTGTACTGGCTTCTATGGGTTGAAaggtatacattttttttaactcaactGTGTAGAGTAGTACTATAATGTCATTGTGACAGTTCAGTCAAAGATCCACAgaatttttgtcacatgactgtttgTCTCAGACGGGTCATTCATGGGTTCCCTGTTGCATTAAGGACccgagaatttaatgtttttttacagggcCTCGTTAGTGCAAACCGTTTGTTTTTGGtgaaattttaaatgagacatgaaaTAAAGTTAGTAGGATTAATTATTACTTAAGCTTATATTTGATTAGTTTTCCTAACAAAAGCATTTGTACACATGATTCATTTAAGGACCGtaagaaaaaatttaaaatctgACAATAATTTATTTCTGGAGTCTTGTGGGagggtttttttaattgattattttttttaaacatgtcttTCAAACCTGCCAACAGGTTGTGGCTTTCAGAAGGTTTTAAGCAGCAAGTATGATATATTGGAGCTTTCATAAAATATCTGCATTCACAATTTGTAATAACTTCTTGGATGTTGAcgtaaacagcatttttaatCACAAGCTGGTTATTATGATAATCATACATAAAATCACTGGGGTTTAAATGCAGGCTTTCTGTTCATCCAATCTAGGATTATTCAAGAGATGTcactttattttctcttaaaTGGGATATTCTGTGTTTATCATCACATGTGTAGACTATACTGAGCTGATGTTCCTTCGTCTACCTGTTGCAGGACAGACAGCGAACGAGTCGTGCACCAACGAGTGAATGCAGTGCCCTTTGTGCTAGTGGGATCAAATGAGACCGCCGTCAGAGTCCTATGCCCTCTGCAGGCCTCCGGACTGTACATGGAGACGACCCATGAAAAGTTCCACCAGGTCAACTACGGCTTAGGCGACATCATAGGACAATACCTCAGTGGGGAGAAGCTTAAAGGACAACTGGAGACCGAGGAAATGCTTAAAGTCAGTTGTTAGATGAGATTCCATCCCAACTCAATAATGAACTCATTCATGTGACAAAGCATAAATATTATTCTGCTAACCACAAGTGCAAAAACTGATAATGTTCCCCTGTTTTTCCAGGTGGGCTCAACTCTTACTGGCGTGGGCGAGTTAATATTGGACATGGATGGCACCTTACATCTCCGACCCCCATCTAATGGCTCAGAGTACTTTTTGAGTATTACAGACTTTGACACTTTGTTGGGAGAGCAAGAGAACAAGACAGTTGTGTGGAAGGTGCTGGGCGTTGTCTCTGCTTTGGCAGGGGCAGCAGTCCTCCTTTGGGTCTGCCGACGCTACTACTACAAGCTAAAACTTCGCAGGGAGAGGGAGCAGGCAAGGAGGGAATTTGAGAGACTGCAGGCTGAAACTCCAAGAGTACGTGCTCCAGTAGCAGGTCAAGACGGGGCAGAGGAATGCATAGAGAACGCCTGCGTAATTTGCCTCACTCAGCCACGTAACTGCATTGTGTTGGACTGTGGACatgtgtgctgctgctacagctgCTACCAGGCTCTTCCACAACCTCGATGCCCCATATGTAGACAGCACATCACCAGAGTGGTGCCTCTCTACCACGTCTGAGGCATCTGTGTGATCACATGACCTACAAACTGTTCAAGCTATACACCTCAAAGGTCTGAAGGTGACTCTTCGAAAAATCGTATTACTGTAAAGAATAATGAGGCTCTTTTAAAGACCTACtgtatgtaataaataaatgtgaatcgTAAGAATAATGTGCAAACACTGTGATCGCGACAGAGTTTCAGTGAGGTTTCTGTATCTATAATTGTATGAGAAACAGGAAAATTAGGTATTTGGACAAAAAGGTGAAATTTTTCCAATAGAGATGTTTATTTTCCTACATGTTTGTTCTGTGCCTTATTCTGGTCATTTATATGGCTGCTGCTGTCTGTACCTGTGTGACTTAAAGGTGCAATCTACAACATTTATAGTCTGATGCCTCAAGCAAGCAGTGCAGTGCTGACAGACCCAACAGTATTATTAGGGACTAAtgccattactccactataactTTACATAGCAAATATTTGTTTGCTGCTATGTTAATGTTCTAAATGTTGTGTACAGCACCTTTAAGTGTAGTGAGAAGGAACTAAGCTTTTGCTTTAACCACTTTCAGTTACGTATTTGAGTCACAGGAAGTTATTGAAGAGGAGATACATTAATTAAACGCTAAGATGAAGCTTTAGTGTTAATTAATACActacagacaggagagagtgtAAAATGTTGAGTTGTTGAAACAAATTGAATAAATTATCACTCTTTACCATGTATCACCATGTATTAATGCAGCTAAGTCAAACCcactttattttaagaaaaagggcGGAAATTAAACTGGAAcctgactgatatgggatttttgagagaGATGCAGacactgattttagagggggaaaattaattgataactgatatggtggccgatatagtaattttttgagctggaatgaaaacagaccttttttatgtggattgtgcacccatttttcaccactctgcaaatgtacccagagagctactttctcatacataaaactttattaaatactacttaacattgttataaattattacacaatatacaaacaatgtattacattgtcagccaattctataaatgataacagaaaataaggaataaataaatagctaaataaacatcactactgttcagtttcagtcagttgttctctattatatattaaaaaaaacccactaactATTTATATATGACACCtaacaacattttctgcattatatattgttcaaaaaaacttttcataacagcacatattggacagcatatacactgatTCTAAtaggcctttgataggccaatattggCCAGTATCAGTTAACcaatatatctgtcaggctctaaatAACACTTAAGTTTTAGTATACAGATCTGTATAAGACTACCATAAAAAACAGCATTATGCTCAGTCTTTACATACAGATCTTATATGATTCAAGATTTGTGTCTCTTAATGATCCATAGACATCTTAACCGCAGCTGTTAAATCAAATAGCTGCTGCTCCTTTTTAAACATTAGTAAAGTAGCTCATGTCTGAATGGATACATGTGTTTCACAGCACTCTCGAGTTGATATGAATTCATGGTGGGtctttgtatttttcaaaaggCACAAATGCTTGTTGACAGCACCTGGTGTATGAAAAGACTTGGGTGTAGTGAGTCATCAAGCTTACTATTTCTGTCACCTCTAACAAGCAGTGAGAGGATGTGGAGAATGGGGGATAGATGAAAAgccaccttttttttctttagcacAGAAAGGGGAAACTaacaggcgtgtgtgtgtgtgtgtgtgtgtgtgtgtgtgtgtgtgtgtgtgtgtttgtgtgtgtgtgggggtggggAGATGTTGCAAGGTGAAGAGAGGGGCATAAGGCCTGAGTGGGCGTGAAAAAGGAGCAGGTGGGAGACACAGGATCTCATAAATCGTCCTCAGCGGTCATAAGGGTTCACTTTGACAAATTCTTCATGAGCTCTCTCAGCAGAACAGCAGCTGTGGCTCTCAGGGAACAGACTATTACTGTAGCACTCTCAGACCTTTGAGggcatgggaaaaaaaacagcagcatttgttttgatcattaaaataataatagaggGAATAAACAGACATTACAGCAACATAGTTAATAAAGAGTTTGAATGCAATGAAAATGCAATGTATGCACAGTTCATATAGAGATAAAAGCTctgaaatataaataagtatTTTCCCCCTCTCATTGCCACAATTACTTATTTTAGTAATAGATTTGAGCTCCTACCACTAGGGGTCCATCTTTCCTCACTTGAGGTAATGAGTTACACACTGTTCTCAGGGCTGACAGTGAAGGAAGACACTGGCTCCAGTGGATGCTTTCCAAGTCACATGCAATTAATGTACACTGTGGTATCCTGTTAAATTCATTCTGATAGCTGACAAACAATTTAGATGATATGATTATTCTCTAATTGGCTGTGCTTCATGGGTGTAGACCCTGGTTTGTGGTGATGAGTGGGCAGACAGTGTTGGTTAAGTTAAACCTTATTTATTAAAGGGAGCAGTTTTAAGTACAGGGATTTAAAGCAGCATTAGCTTTGTCAGTAATTATTAGGACTTTTAATACTGTTAGACTCACCATATGGACATTTTTAGGGATGGAAATGTTAGTCTGTTGGTCCTCTCCACCACTTTGATCTCAACTGAAATGTGGATCACTGAACAAACATTTTGTACATATGTTCAcgatccccagaggatgaacctGACTGACTTTGGCAACTGCTGACTTTTCCTCGTGAGCCATAATTTAGattgacattttcattttggGATCATGAAACTTGGCTCAGATATCTATGGTTCCCAGATGATAAGGCCAAATCATTTTGGTGAACTTTTCATTtaacacactgcaaaatgtGACCAGATGAAGTAGGGCAACCtggtatttttggcattttggcattttttacaATTGACAAAATGGAACAAACTAAGCTGCATCGCATATCAcatattctttctttttacttttagtttgtACTGCAACTGCCATAACATTAAGCCTTAAACTTTGACCCTCAAAAATATGCTCTGCAGAGGATTATGGgtcagaataaccaaaaaagcaAGGTAGTTTGAATACTGCAAATTATGACTGGATACAGTAGGACATTCTGGTTCTTTTGGCATATTGCATTTGACATACTATTTATTTTgtcaaactaaatatatttcttgCATACTAAATAGTATTgcagtatgggtattggaaaaGCCACAGTTTGTACAATACtttgatttaaaacaaataccagctaaactaatgacattcccatcagccttcGTGAACTgtttttagtgttaataagcTAATGTTACCATGCTAGACTTAGGTGGTAAACATACCTGCTAAATATGAACATATCCATGTCATTGTGGCTGTAGATTATATAGTCTTGTTTGAATGATCATGTCAGATGGAGCAATAGAATTGTAATAGTCAAATATTATTTATGTACTACAAGATGTACAAATGTGATATTATCCTTTGCATGGTGCGCATTTATTTagtaagattttttattttgggtgttgaagtcttgcattcaaaaaTAGCCCAGCCAAATGACAGCAGATGGAGCCAAATGCTGTATTCAACAAACAATGGagtgtaaaatgaaaatggcATAGCTCCAGATCTGCagaaaaagttttgacaaatctTTGAAATCGTGACACACCGTGACCTTCTGTGCTTGTGCTCCTGACAGGGAGCGGTGAGCTGGAGGGGTCTTTTTTGACTTTGGCATTAGTAGACACTCAACAGACAGCAGGAGGAAAGGTAGAGATGCGGTATCTCGGGAGAGAGAGCCATCACAGCGTGCCATAGTCCCTGATGCCAATTACCGCTGTCACCCATCTGCTTTGGGCATGCAGTGAAACGTGGGATAAGTGACCTACTTTGTGACAGTAGTGTGACTGCAGCACTCTCGTCTCATCAACAAACCGAGTGCTCCCTCCCTCAGGAGAGCCAGGCAGGGATGGTATTATAGGGAAACACACACTGGTCAAATATAACGATTTTTCTGTTCAGtgtgagcagagtgcactgttTTTACACAGCTCATTTACCCAACCCAGGCTTGAATACAACAGTACTGTAAATCCAATGGAggaatgggaaaaaaaacattgtatcAGGTAGAGGGTATATTTCTATTATGTTCGTTTTTAGCCAATTCACAGtcattaaaaactaaaagacacatGACCAAAGACACATGGAAGCTCAGAATGACCAAgcttgcaatatatatatattttaatgctgCTATCTTGAGATAACAGGTCTCATTTTCTTGTGATAACAGGTTAATTTATGTCGATTATCCAGAAAACAAAAGGTGGTTTGTACCAGATTAAAAGATGATTTATGATGAGAAAATCAAGATCACTGGATGATTATGGAGAACTAGAAAATGAGTGTTTGGTTCATTTGATTATATAACCTCATCAGCACCACATGGGCTGAGACAGCTCCACTTCAGGCTAACCAGGGTTAAATCATTACTGGGTCAGATAGCGTATATACAGTGTAATACATGTAAGGATAACCCATGTTTTGAGGTATCCTTCACTGAGATCTCTTCTGTGTGAAAGAAATGGTGGGTTATAAGACTACAACAATGAGCTCAAAAAATGTGACCCATTGTAACTATATCAATTCAGATTGATTCAGCTttaattaaaacacaacaaaaatatgatataaTTGATTCTCAAATGAGAGGTAGCAATGTAgaccttgttttgttttaccaAGCTATAGCTAGTGCACTAGTCAGATCCTTTAATCGGGATAAAGCAACAATACCTCACTAAATCACACTCTATTACAAgtaaaaataccacattaaaacTTCTTCTTATGTGAAGATATAAAGATTTTAGCAAGTAAAAggtacttattatgcagaatgtcctGCCAGTGTTTAATCATGATGTTATTGGATAATAACATATACAAGGTAGTAGAGGtataaagtctaaaaaatgGGAGTAAaaacctttaacctttaacaTTGTGATATCATCTTccaaatacaacaaataaataaacaaacatggtaACTTTTTTCCATAAACTTCACCAACATGGCACTAAACACCTTTCATCCCAGCTTTGGCCTTCTCTGTGATGGAGgtgcaggagctgcaggaggtggGGCTTACAGCGTGCTGCAGACTACAGCTGTGAGCATTTCTATCTCAGCTGTGATCCAAGGGCAGGAGCTCTGCCAACATCCCACCATCTATTGGACGATGTTTATGCTGGAAAACAAATAGCATTAATCTTCATGACACAGAGAGAAGATATACACGGTACTTATATTTGGCCCATGACTGCAAATGCTGTGTGTCTCCTCCTGCAGTTTTAGTTTTTCCTGAAATATAACCCTGCAGACATTACCTCTTTCTACATACACTGAGTTAGAAAAACTATTCAAACAtgctgctatatatatatatatatatatatatatatatatatatatatgtatagtaataatagtgTGCCTGTGTGGGATGACATGTTCAGAGCTAGAGTGCATGACCTAACTGTAAGAGTGGAGAGGATCTTTCATTTCTCTAACAAATATCTTTAACCTGCCCCCTTAAAATCCCCcttaatatgaaaatatatgacatgttggcagataataaaaacataataattagCATTTAATTTGCAATTCTATTTGTATTAATTAGTTAaattgtaacaaaaaaatacaaaaaaaatgtccaatgtGAGGTGTTCAAATGGATTTGCCCAACAGTCCAAAGtcaaaacataagaaaaacactgaaaagcaACAAATTCTCAAATCTAAGAAGGTTGAGAAGGTTTTTGCTTTTGCTtaaatacttagctaatttGATTCTCAAAATTATTGTTAACTAATTTTCTCTGCATCAACTCAATGAATTAACTCATTGCTTCAGCACTAAATTGTGGcctactgatcggaaggttgatggttcgatccctgaccatggcagcctacatgtcgatgTATCCTTGAGacagatactgaaccccaaattgctcctgatgctgcgttcatcagtgtgtgaatgaattccaacagtggcaggtggcaccagtgtggcctggtagcctctgccacctatatgattgtgtgtgtgaatgggtgaatgagcgttgagtgtagtgtaaatcgctttggataaaagcgatatataagtgcacttaATTTACCATTGATCCATATAATGCCTAATTTAGTGACATATGGTGTGGTCTTACAGTAATACTAGGCCCATAAGTTGGAAATTAAGTAGCCTACACCACCTTCAttagaaataataaaagaaacaataaagaaaGTTTATCTTATATGAAATGCTTTGCTCTTTTACAGAAGAAACGTGAAACAGTGCTTTTACAGCAACTGTTTCTCAATTGTAAAAGGTCGCATGAGCGCAGTACAATATGTGAGATTTTACAAGGAGTATTTGAATGCAGCATACAAGTGTACGGTACGAAGGGGTTAAATAATAAAGCTCCGCCTTCTCTGAAACGCACACTTATCAACAGGGAAGCAAGTCTCTCTTCAAACTAATAATTTAATACAAGGCCTTTGAGCTTTTTAGACCAGGACTCACTTAGTTTCCCAGCAAGGTTTTTCAGTTGTACGTGTCAACAGTACCTCAGTGTGCTCTCTGTCTGCGGCACCACAGATTTACTGCTGTCAAACTACAACACGTGGATTTACACACAGTTACAGTTGGAAACCGGCGTTTCCTCTCATTGCAAAGCCATTAAAGTAACAAGAAACTCGTAAGTAGCCAGATGAATAATATGTTATTGAAAGCCATTCTGTGCATGATGTGTTACAGTCTGAAATCACGTAAATGGATATAACCGTACTGTTTTATTGTACTGGCTGCGACCATAGACAGCTGGGCATGCAGTGGTGTATCTGCGCATGCGCCATGTGGACGTTcaagaacacaacacaaacattcaGTCTGGTGTGTTCACTTTGTGTCAAATTCAC is part of the Centropristis striata isolate RG_2023a ecotype Rhode Island chromosome 11, C.striata_1.0, whole genome shotgun sequence genome and encodes:
- the mul1a gene encoding mitochondrial ubiquitin ligase activator of nfkb 1-A isoform X1, with the translated sequence MMININHCEALCAAAGEGMDGFPVKITEAVCLGASLALSGICFYLYRKSRKTLDKLDDAPHFTIDGKLKDILKVTPGACLQYAVIEGAVQPVGEPLTSPFQKEFVGVLQKFMLKEHRLVWNSLSHTWTDSERVVHQRVNAVPFVLVGSNETAVRVLCPLQASGLYMETTHEKFHQVNYGLGDIIGQYLSGEKLKGQLETEEMLKVGSTLTGVGELILDMDGTLHLRPPSNGSEYFLSITDFDTLLGEQENKTVVWKVLGVVSALAGAAVLLWVCRRYYYKLKLRREREQARREFERLQAETPRVRAPVAGQDGAEECIENACVICLTQPRNCIVLDCGHVCCCYSCYQALPQPRCPICRQHITRVVPLYHV
- the mul1a gene encoding mitochondrial ubiquitin ligase activator of nfkb 1-A isoform X2; the protein is MDGFPVKITEAVCLGASLALSGICFYLYRKSRKTLDKLDDAPHFTIDGKLKDILKVTPGACLQYAVIEGAVQPVGEPLTSPFQKEFVGVLQKFMLKEHRLVWNSLSHTWTDSERVVHQRVNAVPFVLVGSNETAVRVLCPLQASGLYMETTHEKFHQVNYGLGDIIGQYLSGEKLKGQLETEEMLKVGSTLTGVGELILDMDGTLHLRPPSNGSEYFLSITDFDTLLGEQENKTVVWKVLGVVSALAGAAVLLWVCRRYYYKLKLRREREQARREFERLQAETPRVRAPVAGQDGAEECIENACVICLTQPRNCIVLDCGHVCCCYSCYQALPQPRCPICRQHITRVVPLYHV